The DNA segment GGGGATTCGCTTTGTGGTGTTTACCCAGGGCTGTCCACTCCGGTGCCTGTACTGCCACAACCCCGATTGCCGGGATTTCTACAGCGGGCGAGAGGTGACGGCGGGAGAAGTCATCGCCGAAATTGCCAAGTACCGGTCTTATTTGAGCAAGGGGGGTGGCGTCACGGTCAGCGGCGGCGAACCCCTGATGCAACCGGAATTTACGGCGGCAATTTTTCAGGGGTGTCACGCGCAACTGGGGCTGCACACAGCGCTAGATACATCCGGCTACTGCCCGATTGCCGTTGCCCAACCGGTGCTGGAACACACGGACCTAGTGCTACTAGATATTAAATCCTTTGACCCAGACATCTACCAGCGCGTTACCCATGTGTCCCTAGAGCCAACCCTAGCAATGGCGCACTATTTAGACCAGATTCACAAGCCCACCTGGATTCGGTTTGTATTAGTGCCGGGGTTGACCG comes from the Gloeomargarita sp. SKYB120 genome and includes:
- the pflA gene encoding pyruvate formate-lyase-activating protein, producing the protein MSLIAPSTSAVKGRIHSYETMGTVDGPGIRFVVFTQGCPLRCLYCHNPDCRDFYSGREVTAGEVIAEIAKYRSYLSKGGGVTVSGGEPLMQPEFTAAIFQGCHAQLGLHTALDTSGYCPIAVAQPVLEHTDLVLLDIKSFDPDIYQRVTHVSLEPTLAMAHYLDQIHKPTWIRFVLVPGLTDPPHNIEGLADFVATLGNVERVEVLPFHKMGEYKWEQLGLEYLLKDTPEPSPELVEATKAVFRARGLFTP